A region of the Apium graveolens cultivar Ventura chromosome 6, ASM990537v1, whole genome shotgun sequence genome:
caaaaaaaagaaaataaaaaaaaatcaagaaattcAAGAACACAAGCAACAATTATCTGGGTCACTCTTTATTCTTCACTTATTTCACAGGTCATCTCTCAATTAATACATACATGTTTTTATATGTTTTTGTATGTATAATTAAGTCTTTATCTTTTACTCAATTAATTGGCATGTGGGTCAGATTTGTTTGTGTTTTTTTTGATGTTTTGCTTCAATTTAGTTGTTGTTTTAAGTTAAAGATTGAATCTTGCATGGGCTTTGATTGTATTGTGATTTTAAGTTGTTTGTGTTGTAGTTGAATTGGAAGTTGGGTGTTTTTAGTGTGATTAGTTGATGGGGGTGTGTGGTTTGTGGAGAAGTGAGTGTGATTTGGTTGTGTGAGGTGGAAAGGTGGTTGCTTGGCGTTTTTCGAGTTGTAAATTGGTGGATTAGTTTTTTTTCGTATGCTAATGGATAAGAATTAattagcataataacccgtgcgaggcacgggtcattttATAGAGttttttttatgcatcatgcaattaCAATGTttttagagcaactccaacaataACCTTATATAGGTTTTTGaatcaaattttgaagaaatggagataaaatttctctccaacaTGCTCCGTGTCCCCTCTATAACATTAGGAGTTTCAAATGCTTCCtcacttttaggagtgaatatcccctcaactattattatattatatttttcttacacgttattttatatttaatgaatgaaaataaacagggtagtaagtgtacgtttaaaacgaaacgattaaacttaatctgtagaatgccgttagtatgtttataaataaaaaaaaaaattaacatatatgttgaatacagagttgaccaaaatcttgaattttatttaaataaattatatgtactgctctatattattactgagttcactactaacttacaattaacttactcaatttaaaaaaataaaaaattcataacCGAAGTCAGAgtgacttgcaatcataatataaaataatgtaaaatttgcattattgttaatattaaagttcattttaataaaaaatattagttttttgaaattcaacgtatgtatgtatgagaaaatgatatttttttatttacactactatTAACAAAacaagattaagttatatgtatgtgtgtgttaaCATGTAAATCATTGTATATTACATCTCTTAGTAATTTATGatgatttcaattatttatatgctaaatatcttatttatgtacatgtataatcattattaacatatAGTGAgtcaattgattacttaaataacatttatttataattattcaaaaattaaaattatgtaataaataaattgctttaatttatatatggtattcacattatcactgacaaaaaATCCATATCTATTATTTACgcaaccgagtatcaatcatggttgtaacttaaaaatgaattatatgtttttaagacttattattgatattcatgaatTTTTATtaagaattcgaaagaaaaattgtaattatatcgttatttaaaccgtttttaagtttttttcactacgactctaatatttcttcatataataatttgataacattttatactattctccaaaaattaaaaaatttcagttcgaaaaagttttataaatatcagttgaccttgttaattccttcaaattattgaacaatatatgtttttccttaaataatataaaatgcattgaatcaaatgctacaatatagtatagatataaattttatttgaataattcaaaatattaaaataattcaaaatatttgtacaatattatcttgattaatgaatattgctatctaaaagaattctttttaaaaagctagtttttttaaagtgaaaagtgaaaaataaatcgatttagtatatcatcgtagttttaacaaatttcgtgagatctcatttcaaatttcaaatatttttaaaatcgggacaaattccaaaaataataatacgttatcagtgaagttagtaattttaatataaataatcaattgacttgattctataaagacctcaaacacattaatttatattaacataaatattaaaaaaattcacattattggtaagatattctcgccgaacttgtaatttaaatttactaaacgtaaaATGTGACAATGTTTTCGGctgggtcatgtagtcaaatttcgaatattttttgaacaatgggccaagttctaaaatgtattgactcattataattcgaacttatctaaatatgtaatatcaatataaattatttatatataagcgattctattttcaataccttttttaaaattatatatgtacattttaattactttttataataaaaaatatgtttaaatatatgagatatattttcaaactaaaaaatgattaataaataatataataatccatttatgtactatgcctaattttatatctggaattcaattctttaaaattaactgtacaaatattcaactaactatgtttctttttgcggaattcaagtaagtatctttaaagttaaataaaacattgatttagcacacttacatattatgtgtatgataaaaagcacatgtgatAATATAGTGTAGTGGTAAGAGGTATGCGACTGCGGTGATACTACATCAGCATTATGATGTAGTATTAGCGTGACACCGAGGCGTTTGGTTGAACAGTGATTTACTTTCTTGGAAAAATTTGAACTTTTTTAGGGACTAGGAGCATATTACGCAATTGAACTTCTTGGTAGAAAGCTAAAAGTTGTTTAACTTTTTCAGGTGTGCAAATTTAATTCAGAAGTATGTGTCGTATGTTGGTGTGTGCTGAAAAGCTCTTTACTTAGATTATTTATGACTATAGATATATTTATCAATTTTCTTGCGGTTTTGTACCCTAATATAGAAGAATCAAATGATATTTTTATGTATGACGGACATCAAGGTTATACTAATAATGTCAGAAAACTTCAAGAAAGCCAAAAATATATTTCATAACTAGGAAATAAACTAGAAAAAATCTGGTATGTTGGTGACGCCATGTTAGAATGCTGACGTGGCATCGCACCAGCTTACAGACACGAGAAAGGAAAACTGCTAAGACAAGAAAACGATAGATATTGGTTGTTCTGTACAACCAATCACAATAGAGTAATACTGTAGATAATATATATTTTGATCCGCCATTACATGTGAGCGGAGTGTTTACAACATCTGTATGAGCATGATATATAGGTGTTTGGTTCAACAGTGAATTACTTTTTAAAGAAATTTTAAACTTTGGAGCAACTTATGACACAAATATACTTTCTTGTATGTTTTTCAAcctttgatattaatatattatttgtGTCATACATCTCTTTGCCGTGGACATCACTTTGTTCTACAATTAGCACTCGAAATAAACTACAAGTTTTAATATGTGACGTCTACAAGTTTGTCATACTACATGTTTGATGGTTTGCTTCTGTTCAATCAAGATTtgtaagaatatatatatatatatatatttatatatttatcaaGTTGAAAGTAGATGTTAGATTTTTATGAATATATCGAATCATTCATTTTTTTCTGAGTCTGGACTAAAGCATTTATTTTTCTCAGTTAGTGTCTTTGAGCTCCCACGAGCTAATTAGATGGAAAGGCAGAGTAGTGGTCAAACAACCTTCTTTGCGTATTTTTTAGCATGTTTGAGAAAGTGCATCTTTATGGTTCTTTCTAGTGGTCCGCTCCCTAGACACATTGCCTTCATTATGGACGGGAATCGGAGGTTTTGTAAAAAGAATAATTTGATGGAAGGGGCTGGCCATAGGGTTGGTTTCTCTGCTCTTATGTCAATGCTAAAGTATTGTTACGAGTTTCGTGTCAAATATGTAACAATTTATGCCTTCAGCATTGATAATTTTAGAAGAAGGCCGGAAGAAGTTCAGTCAGTTATGGACTTGATGCAGGAGAAAATTGAAGGGCTTACTAAAGAGGAAAGCATAGTTAACCAATATGGAGTGAAAGTTCGGTTTGTTGGAAATCTTCAAATGTTGAACAAACCTGTTAGGTTGGCAGCTGAGAGGGCTATGGTAGCTACAGCCAACAATTCCAAAGCAGTGTTAACAATTTGTGTCGCGTACACTTCAACTGATGAGATATTGCATGCTGTTCGAGAATCCTGTGAAGAAAAAAGATATGAATTAAATGCATTGGAAGCTACTGGTTCTGGTCCATATGGCCTGTTAGGACCAAACAATAATGAGAAGGAACAGGAAGAACTTTTTATTGATTTAAGTGAAATTGAGAAACATATGTATGTCACACCTGATCCTGACATTATAGTTCGTACTTCAGGAGAGACTCGGTTAAGCAATTTCCTGTTATGGCAAAGTTCAGTTTCCCTTTTGTACTCTCCCTTGGTGCTTTGGCCAGAGATCCAATTTTGGCACTTGGTTTGGGCAGTTATAGAATTTCAGAGGAACTACTTATATTTGAAGGGTAAAGTAAAGCAGCAATAGGTATTCAGGTGCAAAACAGATAAATCATTTTCTTCTTTCCTGTAATATTATTTAGTTTGTTGATAATAATGTAATGGTTACTTAATCAGTAGTAATTAAACTAGTTTTCTGTCTTTCAGGTATACTCATAAATTTATCTATGTACCCGTACACTCTTATGAAGCCAAGGGCGTAACCAGGTTGGCTCATGTAGAAGAAAATGATTCTTCCTTACAGAAAGTTATTTGGTGAATGTAGCCTATGTCTAAATAGATTTGAATGATATGCTTGCTTCATCACGATAAGCTGTAAAAAGGGTATATTGTATAATTAGTATGTTGTACCATACGACATCTCTTTATAAATGATTTTCTTTGTGTTAAGAAATATAATGTATGTATGTGTTTGCTCGCATAGCTGTGTGCCTGTGTTCATATTACAGATTTGCAGTATTTGGTGTTGAGCAAGGGCAAAAAGCAAAGTTGTTGGTAGAATTCTCTAGCATTTTGGGTTAGATGGCAGATAATTATACATGAGGGTAGAATAGGTTATATGTTTTCTAGAAAGTCAGTACACTATGTATATATTACGAATTCCTTGTCCAAAATATGATAGATTAGGATCAGTTTCGGTTGTTTATATCAACTCCTTTGTTATATTTGAATACTGTGTACTGTATTCACTTAACTTGGCTATCTTCTTTATCTCTGTCTGGTTTTCTGTCGAGCTGTGAAATTGTAGTTAAAGTTTTTTCAATAGTTAAGGATCTCCTGTTTTTTAGGCGATGACTATTattctttattatttgtttaaGAATAACTCATGAATACAATTAGCAAAATAGTAAGTCACTGTTTGATTTAAGTGACCCTGAATATTGTTAAGCTAATCAATAATATATTCATATGTAAGTAAATTGAAAGCTCTTAGACACTTTATAGATACAGCATAAATATATTTATCCGGAGGCCGCCTTCTGCTTCTCAGTTCTTTTCTCGAGTCTTGCTTCGTCTTTCATGGTTCAAATGTTATAAACCTAGCATAATTCTTATTGTTGGCATTGCGGAAGACATATTGTCTCATGAAATACATGAATCGGTTAAATAGCTTTAATATGAACCAAAACTTGTCAAACTGGGGAAATGCTCTCACATTTATGTTTTAGAGGGCCTCTTATGGAACTAGCATTTGTTACTTCAAATTTGAATAGAGCATCTGTGACTTGTAAGCTGGGTCCCTTGAATGCCTGATGAGGTTTGACTGTACAAAATTATAGTTTTACTAATTTATGTGTCATTTTCATCTGAAGTCGGCCATTCTGGTTTAATAGGAAATTTAAGAAAATTGCTCAAGTGGCTGTAGGATTACAGATTCTTCCCAATGTAGTGGAACTCTTAATTTTTTGGCCGCATAAAAATGCCAGATTCAGTATGTATGGGTTACTTGATAGCATGACTTGAAGTTGTCAGTTGTGTGGTCTCCTGAAGCTTTTCTTTAAATCCTGATCGATTCTATTTCTCTCAATGCGTGAGCCTATGTTATAGCCattattaagtgttttgttttCTACACTAGATAGGTGCTCTGTCATCTAGCAATTGGCATGGTTCGTGGCAGGAGAATCAGTTTCATGTTTTCTCGAAGTTCCTGTGCACCCTGGTGTTTGCCGATATAAAGTTTGTTGAGTGTTAGCTCCAAAAATCTCACATTTCAGTTGTATAATGTTGTTGGACTGTGAAGTCTGTTTCTATTGCTTATGATTTCGTCAGGGTTTATCCTTCGGTGTGGTCTATAGATGTTGCTAGGTTATTTCATCTTTTGATTTGTGAGATTTATATGATTAAATCATAAATTATATTTGTATTATTTTTTAACGTTCAAGTAATGTTTTTTACTATATTTTGATCATTTGTAGTCCATTTTTAACTTTAACAGAGTTAATGGTATTTTTTAGAGCGTGAAGAAGCAGCCTTCTGAAAATAAAGTAAAAATTATATTAAGAAATTAACTAGGATTAAATAAATATGAACAATCAACAAATCAAAAGTTTCCACATATAAAAAAAAAGAGCTTGATTTTTTTAGTTACGTACTCATGTAATTTATTAGTAGAGTAAAAAGAGTTTTTTAATAATGTTAATGTAGGAAGAGCATTAtggtaattatataattttatttattaaaaaattataaatacgCTATGAATTTAGGGACATTTTTCtctaaaaataaatcaattatttTCCCCGTAAAACGACGGGACGCTCAAGACAAGGAACATTGGTAAAGATGTTTACAAGTGATCAAGCACGGGTTCCCGCGTTATTGACGTGAAAAGCTGGAATATGCATTAAAGAGTTTATTTGCTCGGCCGAAAGAGGAGAAGCGAAGGCGAGGAGGGATGAATCAAACGCATTTGGATATTATGAGACTGAGGTTAgtgtgaatacaatctgcgattaatatatataaatcaaataagtgtgtgttagtaaacgaaatcaaacggaggaaaaaaattataaacagaAGAAAGAttctcgagtccagttgaaactgtctccttaaagctatttcgtctctcaccgtatgtgcgagtcgatagcctcccaggataaaacgaggtagcggcggcgttacggataacgagcaccttcagcgagttTAGGGACGGAGGCAGGGGGTGGCCGGCGGGTGCGTCCGTCACCCCAAACTCCGGTATAATTATGaaattagtattaaaatttatgtGAAAAAATTACAGATTTGTATATTCAgtagtaaaaaaaaattatttttcaattttcgccaactcaaaaatatataaattttataaatttagttcTAATATTAATGATGTTTACAATAATTATGAATTTAGATACCCGAATTCAAGTATATTTGCACATGaaaactgttaaaaataatatttattaatttatttaatatataataaattaaaaatatatattagttATTCCGAAAAATATTTCGCCACCCCAAGGTCTGGCTTCTGGCACCGTCCCTgagcgagcttgaacgggcacgaaacAATCACCAACAGAGAGAGAGGTAGGGttttgtgtttagaggcgaatatatttttggtgtgtctaaccctaacgccttagaggtgtttatataggtgtagatagactaGTGCGCTACTctttttcataattaaatatcattaattatggaatcagtgtaatacttgcaagctactctatttcataaataatctgaaacagaatcagattaaatatattaagacatacaccatatcaattaatctgaaacaaaatcaaattaatttatgtcataatatttgagccaaattctaatgaaaaacaataatttccattattaagagaatatcagcatatctcacacatcttttagtcataatgctaaaaaatatgacttaccaatatgggacttatacccatattttccaacaatcccccacatgggtgagattggtgatcttagtagcacacaccagacagacagacagacacaAGGCTTAACTTGGTGATAATTTCTTtgatcagatatagcatacgataggtagagaatgctccttgaaccttcgctcgagtaaacataccgactttactggtagacagtagacgtgcgtgtccttgaactgttcgaccgtttgtgtaaacgatgatatacttatcactatattatttctgactcgttcagctttcatgagtatgtccattttgaCCATGGAACATCATCCTGATTCTGcaggagtttctaaagaattgtgcatCGAAATTCTCttttgaagcggccccacttctctctcatataggtgatctttatcttatagagtaacccgcgtttactcaactgaattccatgcgttcactcctgaactccatgtattcatcaaagatcattaaaagctcaaagcttaacctcgtaccttccgggtctcactgtttcctcatcataggaacaggccaggggttacccccacagtgatttggtcatcatgatttagttgtcccattgaaccaagttcttgggatctccagtcagcaatggttgggtgtccaccatgatgccgttaagcaataggcttaaggcgcatccctctcgatgatttctcaaccacttctcttgataaccctttggttagtagatccgcgatattatcttttgacggtatatagtcaata
Encoded here:
- the LOC141668008 gene encoding dehydrodolichyl diphosphate synthase CPT3-like, with the protein product MERQSSGQTTFFAYFLACLRKCIFMVLSSGPLPRHIAFIMDGNRRFCKKNNLMEGAGHRVGFSALMSMLKYCYEFRVKYVTIYAFSIDNFRRRPEEVQSVMDLMQEKIEGLTKEESIVNQYGVKVRFVGNLQMLNKPVRLAAERAMVATANNSKAVLTICVAYTSTDEILHAVRESCEEKRYELNALEATGSGPYGLLGPNNNEKEQEELFIDLSEIEKHMYVTPDPDIIVRTSGETRLSNFLLWQSSVSLLYSPLVLWPEIQFWHLVWAVIEFQRNYLYLKGKVKQQ